The genomic interval GATTCCTTTTATTTGTCTAAACACGAGCGAATTGGTGTATATCTTCTTCTCCTTGTTTTATTTTCTCTGCTCTTTATTCCGTGGTTTTATCAGTATGTATTTCCGGATTCTTCACAAACAGCTAACAGTACAAAAATTAATAAATTGGAAATACGCTCTCAAAATGACACCCTTAGTAAGAATAATAAACAAAGCACTAACTCCTGGATGGAATCGAATTTGAATTTAAAAAAAAGAAATCAGCTCACTAAAAATGAAATTAAACTATTTTCTTTTGATCCGAATACTTTGAGCGCTGGTGATGCAATAAAATTAGGAATCCCAATCAAAGTTTATCAAAATTTACAAAAATATTTGAATGCCGGCGGTAAAATAAAATCCGATGAACAATTTTCGAGAATTTATGGAATGGATGAATCGATTTATGCCCGAATTAAAGATTCTATAGCCATCCCTAATAATAAAATTACACCAGTATTTAAAACAAACATCCGAATTAAAAGCATTATTGATATCAATATTGCCACGGAAGATGAACTTATTAAATTACCTTTCATAGGTGAAAAATTAGCAAATCGGATAATAAAATATAGAATCCTATTAGGTGGATTTATAAAAACGGAGCAATTGCTAGAAGTATATGGGATTCAAGATAGTATTTTATCCATCTTAAGGCCTCAATTAACAATACAAGAACCAATAAGAAAAATTTCTATAAATGAAATAGAATATGATCAATTAAAAACACATCCTTATTTTGGTTATCACAAGGCAAAATTAATTACAAATTATATTAAGCAGCATAATTTGATCGAAAACATAAATCAACTTGCCAAAATTGAAGGAATGGATAGCGCTTTTATTTCCAAAGCTGGACCTTATATCCGTTTTGATTAATAAAATTATACTAAATAAATTTTAAAACTTCCTTTACATTATCAACAGAACCGATAATAATGGAAGATCTTTGATGAAGCGAAGTGATTGAAGTATCCATAATTCTTTTACCCGATTCATCAACACTCATTCCGCCCGCTTGTTCCACTACAAAACTTATAGGACTACATTCATATAGCATCCGCAGTTTGCCTTGAGGATTTTTAATAGTTTGTGGATAAAGAAAAACCCCTCCTAAACAAATGGTTCTATGCACATCCGCTACCATAGAGCCGATATATCTCAACATCATATTGTGATCTGCACATTGATTTAAAAATTGCTGAATCCCGGAATTAAACTGGCGATAATAACCTTGATTTATGGAATAGTTGTTTCCAGATTCAGGAATTCGCATATTCTTATGGCTTAAACAAAATTCTCCAATACCACGATCGTATGTAAAGCCATTGACCCCATATCCTGAAGTATAAATTAGCATTGTTGAAGTACCGTAAAGTATATATCCAGCAGCTACTTGCTCCGTTCCTTTTTGCAAAAAATCATCCAACTCCAAGGCTTGATCCTCTGCCGTTAATCTTTTGTAAATACCAAATATTGTACCTACACTTATGTTCACATCAATATTAGAAGATCCATCCAACGGATCAATAACAACAATATATTTATTTCTATGATTTGAATTCGTAGTAAATGAAATAAATTCATCCAATTCTTCCGATGCAACCCCTGCACAGAGTCCTGAATTCCGTAAATATTCAATCATTAAATCGTTTGCATAAATATCCAGTTTTTGGACCGTATCTCCACTAGAATTTAAATTACCATCTTCCCCTAAAATATCCATCAAGCCGGCCTTATTCACTACCCTATTGACAATTTTAGCTGCAATACCAATATGTCTCAATAAACCTGTAAACTCACCAGATGCACTATCCTGTAGCGCCTGATTCTGGACAATAAATTCATCTAAAGTAATCCTTCTACTCATATTCATAAATAAAACCTAAAGATAGTATAAAATCAAACGCCATAAATATTTGAATCTGGCTTAGCTTTACATTTTAAATCTATCATTTTGAGGCATCTTTTTACACTCAACCATTATTTTTTAAAGTATAAACAAAAACTCTTGTTGGGAATCCTATTTGTGATTCTTTCAAATATTTTTCGAGTTTTACAACCTCAGGCAATTCGGGAAGCTTTAAATAAAATTTTAGAATATCTTAAATCCGACCAAACCTCAGCAAATGCCTCTGAACTTAGTCAACAATTGATGAAATTTGGATTGTATATTTTTGGATTTGCCATACTCATGGGAATATTTATGTTTATGATGCGGCAAACAATAATTGTAATGTCCAGGCTCATTGAATACGATTTAAGGAAAGAAGTATTTCAACATTATCTTAAACTTGATCTAAACTTTTATAAAAAGAATAAAACAGGTGATTTAATGTCAAGAATTACGGAAGATGTAAATAAAGTAAGAATGTATTTGGGACCTGCCATATTATATGGTATCAATCTAGTTAGTTTGGTTGTGATTGTAATCTTTACGATGTTTAAAGTAAACTTTTTATTATCCCTTTATACCTTATTACCATTGCCTGTGCTTTCCATAATTATTTATTGGGTTAGCAATAAAATTAATAAAAAAAGTGAAGTTATACAAAGGCAACTTGCGAAATTAACAACCATCTGTCAAGAATCATTCAGTGGTATTCGCATTATTAAATCTTATGCAATGGAAGATAATTGGAAGCATGATTTAGAGCGCAATTCTCTTACCTACAGGAATTCAATATTGGGCTTAGCAAAAATTGATGCTTTATTTTTTCCCTCTATGCTGCTATTGATTGGCTTAAGCACTTTAATCACAATCTATATTGGGGGATTAAATGTTTATAATGGGACTGTTACTGCAGGGAATATTGCTGAATTTGTAATTTATGTAAATATGCTTACTTGGCCTGTTTCGGCTTTAGGTTGGTGTGCTTCTATCGTTCAACAGGCAGAAGCTTCGCAAAAACGAATCAATGCTTTTTTAGAAACTCAATCTAGCATCCTTCCTCCAGAAAAAATCACAAACCCTGTTGAAGATTTAACAATTACATTTGATCATGTCTCATTTACATATCCTGAGTCTGGCATTGAAGCCGTTAAAGATTTAAATCTTCAAATAAAACCAGGCTCAAAAATCGCGATAATTGGTAAGACAGCTGCTGGAAAATCCACGATTGCTGAATTACTGATTCGCTTATATGACCCAACAGAGGGTAAAATATCTATTGGAGGAATCAATTTGAAAAGCTTCAGTCCAGACGCATTAAGAGCTGCTATAGCTTATGTACCCCAAGATGTATTTTTATTTTCTTCTTCCATTAAAGAAAATATTGCTTTTGGAATTGAAGCGCTTTCAGATCAAAAAATTGAACATGCCGCTATAATTTCTGAAGTTCATAAAGAAATTCAAGACCTGCCTGAATCTTACCATAGCATCCTGGGAGAACGTGGAGTGAACCTGTCTGGAGGTCAAAAACAACGCATTAGTTTGGCCCGTGCAATGGCCAAATCATCCTCGATAATTATTCTAGATGATTGTTTGTCAGCGGTTGATTCGGAAACTGAACAACTGATTCTAAATCACCTGGAGCAAGAATTATCTGGAAAAACCTTAATCCTTATAACTCAAAGGCTTAAACAAACCCAACGGATGGACCATATTTTTGTCTTTGATCATGGCAGCTTAGTGGATCATGGTAGTTTCCAAGAATTGATTGAAAAACCAGGATTATTTTCTCAATTGTATGCAATTGAAAATAAAAACGACTTTTGATAGTTTCGAAAATTAACGTATTTTTACATAAGTATTAACAAAATCCAATTCTGTGGAAAACGAGAAACATATTGAAAATATATTTTCAAAAAAGCTTCGTGCTGGTAAGAGAAGAACTTATTTCTTTGATATTCGCAAAACAAAGTCGGAGGACTTTTTCATATCTATTACAGAAAGCACTCGAAAATTCAATGGAGATGGATATGAAAGGCATAAAATTTTCATTTATAAAGAAGACTTTAATCGTTTTATAGAAAACTTACAAGAAGTTGTTGATCAAATCAAAACTAATTATTTACCGGATTTTGATTATGATGCATTTGCCAAACGAGATGAAGAATGGGAAAATTTAAAAGAAGAAGAAAAATCTAAAGAAGATCCAATTGCCTGGTAAACTATTTGGCTAAAATTCTATAAATATAAAGAATCAAATTTAGAAGCAAACTAATGAGTAACATGCTTACTAAAGGAAAATAAAATTTTGACTGCTCATTTTCCCATTTAATATCTCCGGGTAGATTCCCAAACCAACTAAATATTTTTAGAAAATTATTCCAAAAAAGGCCCAAGATTATAAGCACACAACCAAGCAGAATGATTAGTTTAGCGATTGACATTTGACATTATCCAGTTCTATAAAATTAAAGTACAAAGCTGATTTTTTGCTGCCCTGAACTTATAAATATTAAACCAACAAAATTTAATTGTTTTAAATCAAAATACTTAATATTTGATTGCATCATAATTCTACCTAAGGCATCATAAATGATATATTTTTTTTGTTCAGAATTAATAAGTTTGAAATCAACAATACGAAGAGATTCATTGGTTTTAAAATGAACTGCTTTGATTTCAGATTGAACAACTGATAAGTCTTCCAGATAAGTTTTTATTCGATAATAATACGTATCTGGTTCAAATAATTGATTTTTAAAATATTGATATTGACCCTTTAAGTTATTAATATTCGCTATTTGTTTCCAGTTAGTATTCTGTGTCTTTTGTTCAATTTCAAAATATTGAATTGGAATATCTGAATTAAATGACCAATATAATTTTACAATATCCCCCATTAAATCAATTTCAAACGCTTCGAAGGTAAAAGCTAATGGTGCCTGAATATTTTCTACACAGGTTTGAATCTCTAAAAAATCTTCAATGACTTGCAAACTTGCTGTATTCCAAGGCCTTGAAGCAATTGAATTCATAATATTCGGTTCCGTGTTATAATGATTGGAATTACAACTATGACCTATCCATTCGTGGCTCGATAAATCCACATTTGAATTAAAATTGGATACAAACCCTACCAGTGCTATTGCCGGTGCACATAAAACACCTAAAAACGAAACACCAACATTGGTATAGTGTCCGGTATATAAAATATAATTATCATCGTTTCCTGGAAAACCATTTATATCTAACCAATTTGTAAAATTGATCAGGGTTTCAACTGTACTAATCCCATACGAAAACGGTGTTGCTCCATCAAAAAAAACAAAGTCAATGTCAGTTCCAAAATCCCAATTGGGTGCAGAGGAATCAAACATTCCGCGAATACTATCTACTAATACCTTAAGATAATTTACAACACTGTCATTCTTATTGTAAGAACCTGTCCGTTTGCGTTCGTAACTTGTATCAACATAAATATGCAATTCAAAATTGCCATTATTTGAACGACTTTTTAAATGATCTTTTAGTGAACTATAAAATTGAGAGGTATAGGATTCTATTTGACTTTTATATTTATCCGACTCACAAATTATATCATTACTTAACTTGTTTTCAGGACTTAAAATAGTTTGAGAAAAGGCTACAAACTGGCAGAATATAAGAATTGATAAAACTTGAAATTTAAATTGAAACGCTGGCTGCATAAAAGACTTCAAATTGCATTATATCATGCAAATTAAAATCAAATATAAAGCACATATTATAAAAATTCAAATATTTAAAATGAATCGGTATAGATCATAGTTTAAAAGGATACTTCCCAGCTTCAATTAATTTGTTAAATGCTATTGCAACCATTTCTTTATCTTCCTTATAAGTTACGCCAATCCAGTTAGAATTTGAATGTAAAACATTCACTTTTAGGTTATTATGATCAATTTGAAACTGAATTAATTCTGGAATATAAAATTCTGAATTTTCAGTATTTTGATGTTTTCTAAGAAATTCGATAAAAAAGTGTTCTGCCCAATTAAAATAAGAATTCTGAAAGCCCCACATATTCATCGAGACCAATGTGTCTGGCCGTAAAATATGCTTAGCTTCATCTTGTAAATAATAAATCACTTCATCCCGAATTATATTTTTACATTCTATAACCTTGGACAAATATCCTTGTTGATTTATTTCACAAACTCCTCTATTAACTGCGCCATAATCTGACAATGTGTTTTGTAGAGAATAAGCTACAACGGCGTAATTATTTTCTTGATTCAAATAATTATAAAGAACATGCATCGCATCTCTGCCATAAAAGTCGTCAGCATTAATCACACCAAAGGGACCATTTATTGCTTCTTTCGCCACCCAAACTGCATGGCCGGTTCCCCAAGGTTTAGTTCGTTGGACAGGACAGCTAAAACCCATAGGAAGTATATCTAATTCTTGATATACAAAATCCATCTCTATTTTATCGCTCCATCGATTTTCCATTCGGTTTATAAAATCGATTGCAAAAGATTTTCTAATTACGAAAACGATCTTTTCAAATCCGACTTCAATTGCATCAAAAATTGAATAATCTATAATCGTTTCCCCATTAGGTCCAAAAGAGTCAAGTTGTTTAAGTCCACCGTAACGGCTCCCCATGCCGGCAGCTAATACTAAAAGGCTAGGCTTTTTAACAGTCATTGTTTTAAAATATGGTGCAATATTAAGCTACTTCAACAATAGGAACAAAAAAAAAC from Saprospiraceae bacterium carries:
- a CDS encoding DUF2905 domain-containing protein, with product MSIAKLIILLGCVLIILGLFWNNFLKIFSWFGNLPGDIKWENEQSKFYFPLVSMLLISLLLNLILYIYRILAK
- the fbp gene encoding class 1 fructose-bisphosphatase, which codes for MSRRITLDEFIVQNQALQDSASGEFTGLLRHIGIAAKIVNRVVNKAGLMDILGEDGNLNSSGDTVQKLDIYANDLMIEYLRNSGLCAGVASEELDEFISFTTNSNHRNKYIVVIDPLDGSSNIDVNISVGTIFGIYKRLTAEDQALELDDFLQKGTEQVAAGYILYGTSTMLIYTSGYGVNGFTYDRGIGEFCLSHKNMRIPESGNNYSINQGYYRQFNSGIQQFLNQCADHNMMLRYIGSMVADVHRTICLGGVFLYPQTIKNPQGKLRMLYECSPISFVVEQAGGMSVDESGKRIMDTSITSLHQRSSIIIGSVDNVKEVLKFI
- a CDS encoding nucleotidyltransferase, whose translation is MTVKKPSLLVLAAGMGSRYGGLKQLDSFGPNGETIIDYSIFDAIEVGFEKIVFVIRKSFAIDFINRMENRWSDKIEMDFVYQELDILPMGFSCPVQRTKPWGTGHAVWVAKEAINGPFGVINADDFYGRDAMHVLYNYLNQENNYAVVAYSLQNTLSDYGAVNRGVCEINQQGYLSKVIECKNIIRDEVIYYLQDEAKHILRPDTLVSMNMWGFQNSYFNWAEHFFIEFLRKHQNTENSEFYIPELIQFQIDHNNLKVNVLHSNSNWIGVTYKEDKEMVAIAFNKLIEAGKYPFKL
- a CDS encoding helix-hairpin-helix domain-containing protein → MKKNEFDSFYLSKHERIGVYLLLLVLFSLLFIPWFYQYVFPDSSQTANSTKINKLEIRSQNDTLSKNNKQSTNSWMESNLNLKKRNQLTKNEIKLFSFDPNTLSAGDAIKLGIPIKVYQNLQKYLNAGGKIKSDEQFSRIYGMDESIYARIKDSIAIPNNKITPVFKTNIRIKSIIDINIATEDELIKLPFIGEKLANRIIKYRILLGGFIKTEQLLEVYGIQDSILSILRPQLTIQEPIRKISINEIEYDQLKTHPYFGYHKAKLITNYIKQHNLIENINQLAKIEGMDSAFISKAGPYIRFD
- a CDS encoding ABC transporter ATP-binding protein, encoding MRHLFTLNHYFLKYKQKLLLGILFVILSNIFRVLQPQAIREALNKILEYLKSDQTSANASELSQQLMKFGLYIFGFAILMGIFMFMMRQTIIVMSRLIEYDLRKEVFQHYLKLDLNFYKKNKTGDLMSRITEDVNKVRMYLGPAILYGINLVSLVVIVIFTMFKVNFLLSLYTLLPLPVLSIIIYWVSNKINKKSEVIQRQLAKLTTICQESFSGIRIIKSYAMEDNWKHDLERNSLTYRNSILGLAKIDALFFPSMLLLIGLSTLITIYIGGLNVYNGTVTAGNIAEFVIYVNMLTWPVSALGWCASIVQQAEASQKRINAFLETQSSILPPEKITNPVEDLTITFDHVSFTYPESGIEAVKDLNLQIKPGSKIAIIGKTAAGKSTIAELLIRLYDPTEGKISIGGINLKSFSPDALRAAIAYVPQDVFLFSSSIKENIAFGIEALSDQKIEHAAIISEVHKEIQDLPESYHSILGERGVNLSGGQKQRISLARAMAKSSSIIILDDCLSAVDSETEQLILNHLEQELSGKTLILITQRLKQTQRMDHIFVFDHGSLVDHGSFQELIEKPGLFSQLYAIENKNDF
- a CDS encoding DUF3276 family protein is translated as MENEKHIENIFSKKLRAGKRRTYFFDIRKTKSEDFFISITESTRKFNGDGYERHKIFIYKEDFNRFIENLQEVVDQIKTNYLPDFDYDAFAKRDEEWENLKEEEKSKEDPIAW